From Arachis hypogaea cultivar Tifrunner chromosome 3, arahy.Tifrunner.gnm2.J5K5, whole genome shotgun sequence:
ttacaatagttatgttctcttctctatcacattgatattaagctttgaattctcttatttcgttttaattttaccgcctcaacatgtttgatgaaatgctttaaccatatttctggttggttttataatttttagcttttagaaacttagtaagttgattgcatgtgaaattagaataattggatcttagtaattaggaaattttagctgcacaaatagcatctttgcagaaaacatattaacatgatgattccacttgcattagtgttcttctgggttgttctgttgtttttctgttacttctaattttttttgtttttgttgtgattttctgttcttTGGTTTGGGTATTCTTCACTTTCCTGTGAGCTTAGCTTTTAATTCTTTGAGCATACACGTATCAAATCATTGTTTTCAGCAATggtgatttttagattttttttttgggttgctttgttttaaatgttcctattgttgttgttgtgtttttgctgtgatttaaatgttcttttgatttttttttccgaATGCCCAGTCAGTACTTGGTTGACTGGTTTTGCTCACCGattgtatttgatgataaattttaaattgataactctATTACTGCTTTACTGTCTGTTTCTGTCTAGTACTGATTCACTGTTCCTTCATtgcttttttttgttgttgttaatcattgtaatgagctttgttaaaattgggttgaaaactgttaatctttcttcttttttcactgTTCTAACTtctgttcttattaaaaaatttgcaattgatgatcttttgatttattatatgcttcatgttttcATTGTTCTGTTCTTATGAAGAAAAATTTGCAATTAGTGATTGTatgattcatgttttgattgttctgttataaaaaaaaattctgttttcttcattttgttccTTGTTTGGTTGCACTGTCCCTGTTCTTGATCTCTGCCGACTTGCTACCCCTCCTCCgtgttggatttttttttgtttcaggcTTTATTGTGTTTTTGTTTCAGCCTCTGTTGTGTGTTTGTTTCAGGCTCTGTTGTGTGTTTATTGTGCAACACTAtcattttttgttttacttttttactTGGCTACATTAAGAGAATATTCTCTATCTTTAACTTGTGCATTGTAATTCAATCCAGCTATTTTTAATGGAagtataattatgttaattgtcaaTAAATTTGCTGCAAGTCATTgcatattttgatgattaattacaTTTAGTTGGTGATATTTTATGTAGGGTTTTAAATTTCAAAGatatttaggatgtttatttataatttatttattattttattatggaaCGGTTTTTCCAGTTGAACTATGGTTAGACCGGTTGGACCAGTAACTAGAGCAGTTTGATGactggtccggttttcagaaccttgctcaAACTACATCACTTCAATTGAAACTGCACTCTGCAATATCTTTGAAGAATCAGACTTCTTAAAGGGGTAGATGGGTGATCGGCAATTAGGTGAGCAACAACAGCAGGGGGTTGATCAGCAACTAGCATCTTCTCCCGCTGCTTCTACAAAGGATGATATGGTTTCTTCTGTTATGGCTTTGGAGGCTGCTTTGCTTCCCTGTTTGCCTGCCCGTGAACTTCAAGCTATTGACCGTTCTCCCCACCCTTCCCATCAGAGTCAGTTACTACCAACCCCTTTTCATTCCAACTTTCCCGTACTTTTGTATAACCTATCATTATGTCAAATGtttctgtcttttttttttgggtaggGTGTAAATGATCATTAACAATTTAAAATGGGATGTGTTTTTACTGAGAAAGagcaattttgattttttttccacAGAATAGATTGATTTTTTAACAAGCTATTCTATATTATTGTCCTGCACTCCAGTGATTATAAAATTTTGCACTGAGTAGAACACCATGTGTGTCAGAAGAAGATATAGTAGTCAAGACTCAAAGAATTGCTTATATTACTGATCATCTATTCAAACTAAATTAAGAAGAAAATGTGGGTAAATGCCTCCGAAATAATTCTTAACAGTGAAACCATTTAGGTATTGTTAGAGGGGGTTTTCTGGACAtagatacatacatatatatgtacATATTACACACCAAGTCATTTAACTTTATCATTTAAGATTGTTTTTCGAGCATATGTTGTAGGATATTACTGATTTGTTTCCCGTGTTCCATGTTTTcatagttttgtgaattttttatgaaattgtgAAAACaacaaaatcttatctcccaCATTCACTATTTCTTTTACAAGATCCtgataaaaaagaaaacatagggaatgaaaatattaaatgaaATGGAATTCAAATAGAGTTATTTGCAAAGCCATCTCGGTCTAAATAGAATTAGACCAAGTAATTTCACATGAAGAAATGTGAAAGTAGGGGCTGCTAAGTGTCGATACCCagaattaattgaaaatgaatttttggtACTGGTCAAGAAGGGACTCAAATGGTTTTCTCATTTTGCAATGCATGATGAGATAAACATATTATGTAACCTAACTTGCTTTCATTTTTTGGATGGTTTTTTATCAGTTGATGTGGATAGGTATGCTAGAGATTTTATGGAGGCTGCCAAGAAGTTACAGCTTCATTTTATTAGTCTGCAACGTGAGGATAAGCCGACTAAAGTTGAAATGCTTAGAAAGGTATGGTGGCGACTGCAGTACTTTAATGCTCTTACACCCACTGACCGGGTTATATCATTATAGTTATTTCTCTTGTATATCTTGTTGAAGCAGGATATCACTCTCATGGAAGAAGAACTTGACAGGAAAAATGAGCTGATAAAGAAACAAGAAAGTTTAGTTCTGGAGTGGAAAAAAGAGTTGAAAGAGCAAATGGACAAACACAAGACTGAGTTGGAAAGGGTCTAGCGTAAGCTCAGGTCACCTTTGTAATACCGGCCACACATGTATTAAGTTAGCagtttatgttatatattttatcttcttttgGGGGCAAGTTTTAATTGATGATTAGCCACGCCGCAAAACATGAGTTGTTAGATGAGATGATTCAGAACCcagtttgtttaattttgatgatgaaagcTGAGGAGGCAGGAGTATTATGTGCTTGCTAAGTCGCAAGTCAATATGAGGAATGCAGGGATTGAATATGGAGCTCGTCAACTGGACGATGTCCTTGTAGAATTCTCTCCCGAAAACATACAAGACTTTCGAGTCATTGACAAATTGAATTGCACCTCATGAGAGTTTGACTTTTTAGGAAATATAACTCAACAAAATGTATTATTTGTATGTTATAATTGATTTTGGACTAGACTTTTGAAACTTCTCTATTGAATGGTTCAGTTTTCTGGAAATTGGAAATACAGCGTCGTCGGTTTTGCTATTCCGTACTGTctcaagaaataaagaaatatgGCTTATTTATcttgtttcatattttaagttgaCAGACAATTTTTCTTTGTCAACATGACTTTGTTGATTAAAACTGAAAGTCCAGTCTTGTATGACCAATTAATCATGGAAGAGTCTAATATGGTGAAAGTATCTAATGGTTTTTAAAAGATCAAGATGCttagagaaatttaaataaatttggagtggaattgtaaatatattaatataaatatttttgtgtagAATATTTACAAATTTGTTACATGTTCttgtcatttttcatttttattggatttaagcttttttttattttagacatttttttaaataaataatttatttattgatatatattataaaaaaatgtatattttttattatttatatcattattatttctaaagagataaataataaaaaataaaaaatattatatgatcaaattatttttataaccaaattcaattaagtattttttatatgtcttttctttttttttattagaccaattaattttattcaaaataataaaatttatattacatcaatttaaatttatttttccatcCATTCCAATtcaaattattgtaataaataaataaattattgatatataattcttaaaatattttaaattttaaaaagatatgtgtattaataaaagaaaaaatgtaaatatttcaaaaattatctaaataaataattaatttaattaatttattaaaaaaattcttattaacaaaaatttgtcAACCTATATTTGTCAAACTATATTAAACAAttgcaatttcttttttttataagtaAACTCTTTCtggaattttaatattttaaaataaacatcaaattttaatttttaatataattaaataattttaaaaataaaatagtatttttgttttttaatactaatactaaaaatattatttttttgtaatattaaaaaaaatctttaatctttccaaaaaaaaattaattaaaaagatgttAGTCCATATGGCTGACAGCCAAAAA
This genomic window contains:
- the LOC112791201 gene encoding mediator of RNA polymerase II transcription subunit 28, producing MGDRQLGEQQQQGVDQQLASSPAASTKDDMVSSVMALEAALLPCLPARELQAIDRSPHPSHQIDVDRYARDFMEAAKKLQLHFISLQREDKPTKVEMLRKDITLMEEELDRKNELIKKQESLVLEWKKELKEQMDKHKTELERV